Below is a window of Halomicrobium mukohataei DSM 12286 DNA.
TCTCCCTCACATGTTCGGGACGGTGCAGTCGGTCGTGGCGCTCCAAGCTGTTCGTATGAGCGTCTCACACGACGACGTCGAGCCCGTGACCGACCACGTCCACGAGAACTCCTGGTCGGTGAACCTCGAACAGCCAGCCCACGGCGACGACCGCGACCTCGTCGTGGCCCAGGCGATCGACGCGATCGAACACACGGCCTCGGGCAACCACGTCAACCTCGTCACGCACGGCGAGCACGGCCACCCGGAGACGTACCTCTACGACGCCCTCGAAGCGCGCGAGGACGTGACCTACGACTACGTCGAACAGTGTGGCTGTGGCGGCCACGTGGTCCGCGTCCAGGTGCAATGAGGGGCGTCGACGTCGAGGAACGGCCGCTGGTGCTGATCTGGGAGCTGACACAGGCCTGTGGGCTGACCTGCAAGCACTGCCGGGCCGACGCCCGGCCCGAGCGTCATCCCGACGAGCTCACGACCGCCGAGGGCAAGCGGTTGCTCGATCAGGCCGCCGACTTCGGCGACGGCCAGCTGGTCGTGCTCTCGGGGGGCGACCCGCTCGTGCGCGACGACGTGACCGAACTCGTCGAGTACGGTACCCGGCAGGGACTGGGAATGACACTGACCCCCAGCGGCACCGAGTCGCTGACCCCGGAGCGCATCGAAGCCCTGCAGGACGCCGGGCTCCGCCGGATGGCCCTCTCTCTGGACGGTGGCGACGCCGACTCCCACGACGCCTTCCGCGGCGAGTCCGGGAGCTTCGAGGCGACGCTCGCGGCCGCCGAGGCCGCCCGTGAGACCGATCTCCCCTTGCAGATCAACACGACGGTGTGTGCCGAGACGGTCGACCAGCTGCCGGCGATCCGGGAACTCGTGGCCGACCTCGGTGCGGTCATGTGGTCGGTGTTCTTCCTCGTCCCGGTCGGTCGGGGTCGGGTGCTGACCCAGATCAGCCCCGACCGGGCCGAGCGAGTGATGGAGTGGCTCCACGAGGTCTCCGAGTCGGAGCCGTTCGGCCTCAAGACGACGGAAGCACCCCACTATCGACGGGTGACCATCGAGCGAGAGCGCGACGGAGAGGCCGGAGAGAACGACGGGCTCCAGCGTCGCACCGGCATCCGCGCGGGCCAGGGCTTTGCCTTCGTCAGTCACACCGGCGAGATGTACCCCTCGGGGTTCCTCCCGGAGTCGGCCGGCAACGTCCGCTCGGAGGGCGTCGTCGATCTGTATCGAGAGTCGGCGCTGTTTCAGCGCCTCCGTGACGACAGTGCCCTGGAAGGCAAATGCGGTGCCTGCCCCTACCGCGGGGTCTGTGGCGGGAGCCGTTCGCGGGCGTACGCGGCGACCGGCGACCCGATGGGCAGCGATCCGCTGTGTTCGTTCGTGCCCGACGAGTACGACGGTCCGCTCCCCGCGACCCACGGGGAGCGCGTTCCCACAGACTGAGAACACGCGTTTCCCGTTTTACTGTGGGAACGCCAATTAGCGGCTATGTCCGAGGGACTTCGCGTCGAGCTGGCGATCGACTCGCCCGAGGCCTGCCCCGTCGCCGACGCCTCCGAGCGGGTCGACGGGTCGGTCACGAACGTCACGCGTTCGACCGGCGGCGAAGCGGTCGTCGAAGAGTTCTCCGCGCCCGCCGGAACGGACGTGGGCGAGGCCGTCGAACCGCTCTTCGAGAACGGCTCGGAGGCGCGCTATCGCTTCCGGCGCGATCCCGACCAGGACTGTTTCTGTGACGCCGTCGAGACGTTCGACTGTGCGGTCAGCGACATCCAGGCGGAGGACGGGCAAGTCATCGCCACGGCCCACGTCGACGACGCGGCCCAGGTGCGTGCAGTCGTCGAGGAACTCCGGGACGCGTTCGGCGACGTGGCCCTGCGCTCGCTGCACCAGCACGGCGAGGGGACGCTGGGGGACGCCGTCGTCGTCGACCGCGGACAGCTGACCGATCGACAGCGCGAAGTGCTGGAAACCGCCCACGAGATGGGCTATTTCGACTATCCGAAAGGCGCGAACGCCGGTGAGGTCGCCGAGGCGCTCGACATCTCCGTCTCGACGCTGGCCGAGCACCTCGCGGCCGCCCAGACCAAACTGCTCGACGACGTACTGCCCTAGACCGTCTTTCGTCGCCGCGTCGTCGCCCTCATCCGCGGGCGACGAACGCGCTCGCGAGCAGGGAGGCGTAGCCGACTGCCCCCGCGAGCACGGCCAGCCGTCCGACCGGGGTCGCGCTCGGCACGACCAGACCCGCGAGCTGGCACAGGAGTCCAGCCGCGAGAAGCGAGACACTGGCCAGCGCCGTCCGGTCGTTCGACCCCGGCCAGACGCCCACCGACGGGGGGTAGAACTGCAGGGCCGCACCGACGATCGTCAGGCCCAGAAAGCCCACGAGCGCGAACTGGTAGTGCAGAGTCACCACCGCGGGGGCTCGCCCGACGAAGACGAGGTGTGTGGCCAGACCGACCGCGACGACGCCCGCGGCGACGCCCGCGAGGACGGCCCGCAGTCCGACCCGCGTGCGGTCGGAGCGTCGGTACAGCAGTCCGTAGGCGAGCGCGAAGCCGAGGATCGCGACCGCCTCGAGGATCGCGCCGACCACCAGGAACGGTCCGCCGTCCAGCCCGGTCGCGAGGAGTGCGGGGCCGACGCTGCCGGCACCGAGGACGACGAGCACGAGCGCACGTGGGGGGTGTGCGACCAGAAACCGCGGGAACAGCCGGAAGCCGACGGCAAACACCAGCAGCGCCGCCCCGCCCGCCCCCAGCAGGTGTGAGATCCGAGCCGGGACACCGCCCAGTGGCGCTGGGAGCCCGACCGCACCCGCGAACAGCGCGTAGCTCCCGACCGACAGATAGCCAGCGACGAACGGGACCGCGGCGTTGCTGACGCGATCGATCGGACGCCGATCGGACTGGTGGTCGCCGGTGGCAGTCTCCCGACCGGTGAGATTGTCCCGAACGGTCCAGCCGAGTGCGCCGAGCCAGACGAGGACACCGGCGAACCACGCCGCCGCGCCGACCGTCGACACGACGCCGGGAACGCCCGGCCGCGTGCCGGCTGCCAGCGCGACGACGCCGACGACGGAGAGGGGAAACTGGACGGCCGGGGCTCGCGGCGTCGCCAGCGTCCGGTCGAAGTACGACGGGATCAGCGCGTAGGACTTCCCGAAGACCGTGTGCAAGACGAAGCCGTACAGCAACAGGACGACCGCCGGCCGTCGTCCGACGCCGAGCGGCGCGAGGACCGCCCAGGCGACGAGCGCGGCCGCGCCTGCCCCGACGAACCGTCGCGACCACCGCGAGACCCGTGGTGGCGACATCGTCGGATCGACGCCCGCCGTCGGCCTAAAGCTACGGGCGAACGACTGGGGTTGGGGCTACTCCAGTTCCCGCTCGCGCTCCTGGCTGGCCCGCTCGCGGTACTCTTCGACGTCTTCGAGCGTCTCGGTCTCCAGCAGTCGGTCGAGCTTGCGCTCGAACTGCTCGTCGGTGAGCTCGCCTTCGGCGTAGCGACGGCGCAGCGCCTCCAGTGGGATCTCGTTCGGACTGTCGGCTTCCCGCTCCGATTCGTCTCTCGTCGTCTCGCCAGATACAGTGCCGGTCACGTCGTCGGCCCACTCCTCTCGGTCTTCCTCGTCGCCGAACAGGGTCGCGGTCAGTGGAACGAACACGGCGTATCCGACGATCAGCGCCGGGAGCCACCACTCCTGTCCGGTGAACAGACCGATCATCCAGATGCCGGTCACCAGCATGGAGACGATCCCCGTGGCGTTCTCGCGGGCGCGGTCGATCGGCGTCTCCTCGCTCATTGGTCGTGGTTCTCGGGAGACGGTTATAATGGTGGCGAGAGCGTCACTCGTCGCCGGAGAGGGGTTCGATCGGGACCCCGCCGACGCGCTCGCCCGGTGCCACGTCGCGGTTGACGAACGAGTGGGCGGCGACCGTCGCACCGTCGCCGATCGTCACGCCCGGCCGCGTCGAGGAGCCGTGTCCCAGGGTCACGTCGTCGCCGATCTCGACGGGGCCGACGTGCCACTCGTCGGTGTACCCCTCGTGGGTGAGCAGCTTCGTCCCCCAGCCGATCAGCGATCCCTCGCCGATCGTGATCTTCTCCGGGAAGAACGGGTCGACGACGACGGCCGGCGCGAGCACTGAGCCCGACCCGATCTCGACGCCGAAGGCCCGATAGACCGGGTTCTTGGCGATCGGTGGCAGGTGTTTACACAGTTCGAAGACGTAGTAGGTCAGGCCGAACCGGATCGGATTCCGTATCTGGTACCAGCCAGCGGCCGGTACGTCGCGGCGTTCGACGCTGTCGTCGACGGTCGACCGCTTCGCTTCGCGTCCGTCCATGCCCGTCGTAGGCGCGCCGTCGACAAGTCGGTTCCTCCGACGACGCCGGCAGCGTCACTCGACCGACGCGAGGGCCTCGGTGTCGCCCAGCGCCGGATAGTCCTCGAAGATCGCGGTGGCGGTGTGTTCGCCGCTGATGAGACACATCGGCATCCCGATCCCCGGCGTCGTGTAGGCCCCGGTGTAGTAGAAGCCGTCCAGTGGACCGCGGTGACTCGGTCGGAAGGGACCGGTCTGGAACAGGGTGTGTGCGAGACCCAGCGCCGTCCCGTCGGGGTCACCGTAGCGGTCGGCGAACTCGCTGACGCAGGCCGTCGTCTCCGAGACGATCCGATCGCGGAGGTCCACGCCGGTGTGTTCTGCCAGATCCGTGAGGACCTGCTCGCGGAACCGCTCGCGCACGTCCGGAGCGTCGTCGAGACCCGGAGCGATCGGGACGAGCGCGACGACCGCGTGGTGTCCGTCGGGAGCGACGGTGTCGTCGGTCTTCGAGGTCACCGAGAGGTAGTAGGCCGGATCGTCGGGCCAGCGCGGCTCGTCGAAGATCGCCTCGAAGTGGTCCGACCAGTCCGTCGGCAAGACGAGCGTGTGATGTTCGAGCGGGTCCACGTCGCCCTCGACGCCGAGATACAGCAAGAACGCCGACGGCGCGTAGGTCTGGTCGTCCCAGTATCCGGGGTCGTGTGCGCGGTCCCGGTCGTCGAGCAGCGCTCGCTCGGTGTCGGCCGGGTTGGCGTTGCTGACGACGAGGTCGCTCTCTACGAGGCCGTCGTCGGTCGACAGTTCGAACTGACCGGCCTCGCCGCCGACGTGCTGGACCTCGACGCCGGTCCGGATGGTGACGCCTTGCTCGCGGGCCAGCTCCGCCAGCGCGTCGACGACGCCAGCGATACCCCCCTCCGGGTAGAAGACGTTCAGGTTCAGGTCGACGTGACTCATGATCGAGTACAGCGCAGGGGTGTTGTACGGCGAGCCACCGAGGAAGACGAGGGTGTACTCCAGGAGCTGACGGAGCTTCGGGTGCTCGACGTAGCGGCTCACGTAGTCGTCTATGTTCCCGAACAGGCGATAGCGCGGTGCCATCGGGAGCAGGTCGGTGTCGACGAACTCTCGGAGTCGCTCACGGCCCTCGTAGACGACGCGATCCATCGCCAGCTCGTAGTTGCGCTCGGCGTCGTCGAGGTACGCGGCGAGTGCCTCGCCGGCCCCCTCCTCGTAGGACTCGAAGATCGCCTCGACGCGGTCGCGATCGGGCGGGACCGTCACGCTGTCGCCGTCCTTCCAGCACACCCGGTACTGTGGATCGAGTCGCTCCAGTTCGTAGTAGTCACCCGGTTCGCGGTCGAAGTGAGCGAAGAACCGCTCGAACACGTCGGGCATCAGGTACCAGGACGGTCCCGTGTCGAACCGGAACCCGTCGCGTTCGAGTACACCGGCGTGACCCCCGACCCGGTCGTGGCGTTCGAGGAGTCGCACGTCCAGTCCTGCCCGTCCGAGGTACGCGGCCGCCGAGAGGCCGCCGAACCCGCCGCCGATCACCGTCACCGTCGGATCGCCCGAGCGCCGACTTTGCATGCCCGTCGCTAGCGGTCCCGTCGTTTTGAGGGCACCTGCCGTTCCCACACACTGGGAGTTAGGTATTCCACTTTTTTCACGAACGACGCTAGGGTCCGACGATGCGCCCGACGGAGACCCTCTCGGCGTGGCGGCTGTACCGGGACGTGGACACACACCCGTCGCTCGGACTCTCTCGGGCCGCACTGCTGGTCTTGCTGGTCGGGTTCGGCGGGCTCGCACTCGCCGGGATCGAGGTTCCGCTCCGGGCCCAGATGGTCGTCTACCTCGTCGGGATGGTCGCGCTGAACCTCCCACACGGCGGGTACGAGCACTTCGAGAACCTCCGGCGGCGACGGCCGACGGTCCGGTGGCGGTACGTCGGAGCGTACCTGCTGGCCATCGGTGCCTTCGTGGGACTCTTTTTGCTCGCGCCGGTCGCGGGGCTCGCGCTCGCCCTGGTGGTCGCGATGGCGAAAGGCGGGCTCGGTGGGCTCCACGTGCTCGCGGCGACGAGTGGGACCGGACACCTGCAGACCCGTCCACAGCGTGCGCTCGCGATCGCCGTCCGGGGCGGTGCGGTCATGCTCGTCCCCATCGTCTTCCACCCGACGACGTTCCACAGCTTCAGCTCGCTCATGGTCGGGCTCGTCGAACCCGGCGCGCTCGCGGCCTACAGCGGCCAGTTCGACCTGACCCGGCGCGTGATCGCCGTCGGCTACGCGCTCGCGCTGGGCGCGCACGTCGGACTGGGCTACGTCCGGGGCGGCGGCCGCTCGTGGCTCGTCGACGCGGGCGAGTCCGTCCTGCTGGCCGCGTACTTCGCCGTCGTGCCCGTGCTGGTCGCGGTCGGTCTGTACTTCCCGTTCTGGTACTCGGCCCGCCAGGTCGCTCGGACGGCGACCGTCGAGGCCGAACCGGTCGGCGACGACGAGTGGGATCTGGTCGGGGGCAGCTCGGCGTCGACGGTGGCGCTGCGCGCGTGGGGCATCCTGATCGCCGGTGCGCTGGCGACGTTCGCCGTGCTCGCGGTCGTCTACTGGCTGTTCCCCAACCCCCTCGCCGGTACCGCCGCACTCCCCGGTGCAGTCGCGTTCTGGAGCGTCTTCATCAGTATCGTCGCGCTCCCACACGTCCTCGTGGGCTCGCTGCTGGACCGCGACCGGGGCATCTGGTACGTTCCCTGACTACGGCAGCGTGAACGGCTGCCAGCCGTCCGGCTGACCGCGCAGGCCGCGCACGCGCAACTCGCCGTCGGCGTCGCCGTCCTCCGGTTCCCGGACTTCGATCCGCCCGTCGGCCACCTGACTGATCGTGTTGACCGTCTTCGTGTCGTGAGTCGTCGGATCGATCGAGAACAGCCCCAGTCCACCGGCGCTGTCGATCCGACCCGAGAGCGTCTGGACGAACCGGAACAGCGCCCGCATGTCGACGTACATCGACAGCGACGAGAGGCTGACCAGCCCGGTCCGGACGCGGCCGTCGGCGGCGTCGGCGTACAGCGACTCGTACAGCGCCGAGAAGCGCATCCCGATGCCGGTGAGGTCGCTCTGGGTCGAGATCGACCTGACCCTGAGATCGAACTGCGACTCGGCGAGGTCCTGTCCGGTACAGTCGATGACGCCCGCCCGGTCGGTGTCGAACGACGGGTGGAGTCGACGGCAGCTGTCGAGCAGCGTCTCGCAGCTCTGGTTGGTCGAGACGAACAGCATGCCGTCGCCCGTCTCCGTCCCGTCGGCGACCATCGAGCGGACGAGGTCCTCGGCGCGGCTCAGCGCCGGCCCGGCGACCAGCACGGTCGAACCCGCCTCGATCGGTTCGATCGGGACGCCGTCGCCGAACTCGTAGACGCCGTCGGCTCCGCCGCTCATGGCTCTTCTCCGTCCGTCTCGACGCCGCCGTCCAGTCGGGCGTGGAGTTCGATCACGTCCATGGCGACGGCCGCCAGATCGCGGAGATACGCTTCGTCGGCCGCCGAGAACGAACGCGGCTCGTCGTCGTAGATACACAGCGGCCCGATCACGAGCCCGCTCCTGGTCACGAGGTTCGCGCCCAGGTACGCCCGGATCCCCATGTCCAGGAGCGTGTCGCTGCGGGACTCGAAGCGCGGGTCCTCGGTCACGTCCTCGACGGCGAGCACGTCGTCGTCTTCGACGATCGTGAACGTACAGATAGAGTCCTGCCGGTCCATCGTGTCCCACTCGTTGGCCCCGCCGTAGCAGGCCAGAAAGTCCTGACTGTGCTCGCTGATGATGTTGATCGAGGCGCGCTCGACCGAGAAGTGCGTGGCCGCCAGGTCGGTGATGCGGTCCAGGGATTCGAGCAGTGCCCGATCGTCGAGATCGTACGACTGGAGGGCCGCCAGCCGCTCGCGTTCGTTCTGTGGCAGCGGGTACGAGGCCTGTGACTTGCCCTCAACAGTCGTCTGGAGCAGTCTGGCCAGTCGTTCGGTCCCGAACACCGAGCCCTTGCCGACGTACTCGGTGATGGTCCCGCGCAGTTCGTCGGTGCTGATGGCGTCCGGAGCGGCGTCAGTATAGAGGATACAGCCCGCGTCCGGCGCGGTGTCACGGACCGCAGTCACCAGTTCCAGGCCCGTTCCGTCGGCCAGGTCGTACTCCGTGACGACGGCGGCCAGGTCGGTCGAGACGGCTGTTGTCGCGTCGTCGAGGGTCGCCGCGGTCTCGAAGACCGGGTCGAACTCCGTGAGCTCGGTCCGGAGCCGTTCGACCGTGTCCTGGCGGGCGTCCTCGTCGGGATCGACACAGAGGATGCGATGAGACGGCATGCTGTTGGCTACATCGTCTGCCACGAGCGGTATGTACGTACTGGCCGAAGTATCAACAGCGAAAACTGCGCGCCCTACTCAGTGCCAAGCACCGCGTCGAGCGTCGCGTCGTCGACGTGGCGGCCTTCCCGGCCCGCCGTGTAGGTCTTTGCGACGGCGATGGCCCGTCCGGTCCGGGAGTCGCCCAGATCCGGCGAGAGCTCCGACTCCAGCAGGTCGGTCGTCCACGAGCACTCCTCGTAGTCGATTTCACCGGCGACGAGGCCCAGACACAGCGAGACGACGATGTCGTTCATCGCGTCGGTGACGAACGCCGGGGTCGCTCCGCTGATCGCTCCCAGCTGCTCTACGTCGACCTGCGTCCCGTTGACCGTCGCAGCGAACACGACCGAGCCGGCGGCCAGCTCGGGGGCCGTGTAGTCGCCGTCCGGTTCGTCGGCCGCGTACCGTT
It encodes the following:
- a CDS encoding CGCGG family putative rSAM-modified RiPP protein, which translates into the protein MSVSHDDVEPVTDHVHENSWSVNLEQPAHGDDRDLVVAQAIDAIEHTASGNHVNLVTHGEHGHPETYLYDALEAREDVTYDYVEQCGCGGHVVRVQVQ
- a CDS encoding radical SAM protein, producing MRGVDVEERPLVLIWELTQACGLTCKHCRADARPERHPDELTTAEGKRLLDQAADFGDGQLVVLSGGDPLVRDDVTELVEYGTRQGLGMTLTPSGTESLTPERIEALQDAGLRRMALSLDGGDADSHDAFRGESGSFEATLAAAEAARETDLPLQINTTVCAETVDQLPAIRELVADLGAVMWSVFFLVPVGRGRVLTQISPDRAERVMEWLHEVSESEPFGLKTTEAPHYRRVTIERERDGEAGENDGLQRRTGIRAGQGFAFVSHTGEMYPSGFLPESAGNVRSEGVVDLYRESALFQRLRDDSALEGKCGACPYRGVCGGSRSRAYAATGDPMGSDPLCSFVPDEYDGPLPATHGERVPTD
- a CDS encoding helix-turn-helix domain-containing protein: MSEGLRVELAIDSPEACPVADASERVDGSVTNVTRSTGGEAVVEEFSAPAGTDVGEAVEPLFENGSEARYRFRRDPDQDCFCDAVETFDCAVSDIQAEDGQVIATAHVDDAAQVRAVVEELRDAFGDVALRSLHQHGEGTLGDAVVVDRGQLTDRQREVLETAHEMGYFDYPKGANAGEVAEALDISVSTLAEHLAAAQTKLLDDVLP
- a CDS encoding SHOCT domain-containing protein is translated as MSEETPIDRARENATGIVSMLVTGIWMIGLFTGQEWWLPALIVGYAVFVPLTATLFGDEEDREEWADDVTGTVSGETTRDESEREADSPNEIPLEALRRRYAEGELTDEQFERKLDRLLETETLEDVEEYRERASQERERELE
- a CDS encoding acyltransferase — its product is MDGREAKRSTVDDSVERRDVPAAGWYQIRNPIRFGLTYYVFELCKHLPPIAKNPVYRAFGVEIGSGSVLAPAVVVDPFFPEKITIGEGSLIGWGTKLLTHEGYTDEWHVGPVEIGDDVTLGHGSSTRPGVTIGDGATVAAHSFVNRDVAPGERVGGVPIEPLSGDE
- a CDS encoding phytoene desaturase family protein yields the protein MQSRRSGDPTVTVIGGGFGGLSAAAYLGRAGLDVRLLERHDRVGGHAGVLERDGFRFDTGPSWYLMPDVFERFFAHFDREPGDYYELERLDPQYRVCWKDGDSVTVPPDRDRVEAIFESYEEGAGEALAAYLDDAERNYELAMDRVVYEGRERLREFVDTDLLPMAPRYRLFGNIDDYVSRYVEHPKLRQLLEYTLVFLGGSPYNTPALYSIMSHVDLNLNVFYPEGGIAGVVDALAELAREQGVTIRTGVEVQHVGGEAGQFELSTDDGLVESDLVVSNANPADTERALLDDRDRAHDPGYWDDQTYAPSAFLLYLGVEGDVDPLEHHTLVLPTDWSDHFEAIFDEPRWPDDPAYYLSVTSKTDDTVAPDGHHAVVALVPIAPGLDDAPDVRERFREQVLTDLAEHTGVDLRDRIVSETTACVSEFADRYGDPDGTALGLAHTLFQTGPFRPSHRGPLDGFYYTGAYTTPGIGMPMCLISGEHTATAIFEDYPALGDTEALASVE
- a CDS encoding Brp/Blh family beta-carotene 15,15'-dioxygenase codes for the protein MRPTETLSAWRLYRDVDTHPSLGLSRAALLVLLVGFGGLALAGIEVPLRAQMVVYLVGMVALNLPHGGYEHFENLRRRRPTVRWRYVGAYLLAIGAFVGLFLLAPVAGLALALVVAMAKGGLGGLHVLAATSGTGHLQTRPQRALAIAVRGGAVMLVPIVFHPTTFHSFSSLMVGLVEPGALAAYSGQFDLTRRVIAVGYALALGAHVGLGYVRGGGRSWLVDAGESVLLAAYFAVVPVLVAVGLYFPFWYSARQVARTATVEAEPVGDDEWDLVGGSSASTVALRAWGILIAGALATFAVLAVVYWLFPNPLAGTAALPGAVAFWSVFISIVALPHVLVGSLLDRDRGIWYVP
- a CDS encoding RAD55 family ATPase — translated: MSGGADGVYEFGDGVPIEPIEAGSTVLVAGPALSRAEDLVRSMVADGTETGDGMLFVSTNQSCETLLDSCRRLHPSFDTDRAGVIDCTGQDLAESQFDLRVRSISTQSDLTGIGMRFSALYESLYADAADGRVRTGLVSLSSLSMYVDMRALFRFVQTLSGRIDSAGGLGLFSIDPTTHDTKTVNTISQVADGRIEVREPEDGDADGELRVRGLRGQPDGWQPFTLP
- a CDS encoding GAF domain-containing protein, with protein sequence MADDVANSMPSHRILCVDPDEDARQDTVERLRTELTEFDPVFETAATLDDATTAVSTDLAAVVTEYDLADGTGLELVTAVRDTAPDAGCILYTDAAPDAISTDELRGTITEYVGKGSVFGTERLARLLQTTVEGKSQASYPLPQNERERLAALQSYDLDDRALLESLDRITDLAATHFSVERASINIISEHSQDFLACYGGANEWDTMDRQDSICTFTIVEDDDVLAVEDVTEDPRFESRSDTLLDMGIRAYLGANLVTRSGLVIGPLCIYDDEPRSFSAADEAYLRDLAAVAMDVIELHARLDGGVETDGEEP